A window from Balaenoptera musculus isolate JJ_BM4_2016_0621 chromosome 8, mBalMus1.pri.v3, whole genome shotgun sequence encodes these proteins:
- the LOC118899955 gene encoding olfactory receptor 4B1: MVSKNNVTELIFTGLFEDPEVQRMCFVVFLPVYLATVVGNGLIVLTVKASKSLHSPMYFFLSYLSLVEISYSSTIVPKFITDLLTKIKTISLEGCLAQIFFFHFFGVTEILLLVVMAYDRSVAICKPLHYINIMNRQLCHVLVAGSWFGGFFHSIIQILITIQLPFCGPNVIDHYFCDLQPLFKIACTDTSVEGVIVLVNSGLIALCSFLILVTSYIVILVNLRNRSAEGRRKALSTCASHITVVMLFFGPAIFFYMRPSSTFTEEKLVALFYTVVTPMLNPIIYTLRNAEVKIAMRRLWGKKENSGVE; encoded by the coding sequence ATGGTGAGTAAAAATAATGTAACTGAGTTAATTTTCACTGGTCTTTTCGAGGATCCAGAGGTGCAGAGAATGTGTTTTGTGGTGTTTCTTCCCGTGTACTTGGCCACCGTGGTAGGCAACGGCCTCATTGTTCTGACAGTCAAAGCCAGTAAGAGTCTGCATTCCCCCATGTACTTCTTCCTTAGCTACTTGTCCCTCGTGGAAATCAGCTATTCCTCTACTATTGTCCCTAAATTCATCACGGACTTACTTACCAAGATTAAAACCATCTCACTGGAGGGCTGTCTGGCTCAGATattcttctttcacttctttggggTCACTGAGATCCTCTTGCTTGTGGTGATGGCTTATGACCGCTctgtggccatctgcaaaccCCTTCATTATATTAACATTATGAATCGTCAACTGTGTCATGTATTAGTGGCTGGTTCCTGGTTTGGGGGCTTTTTTCATTCCATAATTCAGATTCTCATCACCATCCAATTGCCCTTCTGTGGTCCCAATGTGATTGACCACTACTTCTGTGATCTCCAGCCATTATTCAAGATTGCCTGCACTGACACCTCTGTGGAGGGGGTTATTGTGTTGGTCAATAGTGGCTTAATTGCTCTTTGCTCCTTCCTCATCTTGGTGACCTCCTACATTGTCATTCTGGTCAACTTGAGGAACCGTTCAGCAGAGGGAAGACGCAAAGCCCTCTCCACCTGTGCTTCTCACATCACGGTGGTCATGTTGTTCTTTGGACCTGCCATCTTCTTCTACATGCGACCCTCCTCCACCTTCACTGAGGAAAAACTGGTGGCCCTGTTCTACACAGTGGTCACCCCCATGCTGAACCCCATCATCTACACACTCAGAAATGCAGAGGTGAAAATCGCTATGAGGAGGTTGTGGGGCAAAAAGGAGAACTCAGGGGTGGAGTGA